In the Hordeum vulgare subsp. vulgare chromosome 7H, MorexV3_pseudomolecules_assembly, whole genome shotgun sequence genome, one interval contains:
- the LOC123409180 gene encoding uncharacterized protein LOC123409180: MDPHAPPPTLDPRTAGHGSRSLPTLDSERRRRAGDLHVQLPTVASAAPVQHLHQAPPWDRAPIRDPAAVKCSSLSFFLGLLYVVDSEKERRTRKDLQNMQKFVPQFCIKMEDEQAWPPYIRIREGSSILD, translated from the exons ATGGATCCCCACGCACCCCCGCCGACCCTGGATCCCCGGACCGCTGGCCATGGTTCCCGCTCGTTGCCGACATTGGATTCCGAGCGCCGCCGTCGGGCCGGAGACCTTCACGTCCAACTGCCGACCGTGGCCTCCGCCGCCCCTGTCCAGCACCTCCACCAGGCGCCGCCATGGGACAGGGCTCCCATCAGGGATCCAGCCGCTGTCAAATGTAgttccctttctttctttcttggttTGCTTTATGTTGTTGATTCCgagaaagaaagaagaacaagaaaagattTGCAAAATATGCAAAAGTTTGTTCCACAATTCTGCATCAAGATGGAGGATGAGCAAGCATGGCCTCCA TATATACGAATACGAGAGGGTAGCAGTATCCTGGACTGA